In Populus trichocarpa isolate Nisqually-1 chromosome 7, P.trichocarpa_v4.1, whole genome shotgun sequence, the following proteins share a genomic window:
- the LOC18101214 gene encoding cholesterol 22-monohydroxylase CYP90B51 produces the protein MSHSELVVFLLPSILSLLLLFILVQRKQVRFNLPPGNMGWPFLGETIGYLKPYSATSIGEFMEQHISRYGKIYKSNLFGEPTIVSADAGLNRFILQNEGRLFECSYPKSIGGILGKWSMLVLVGDMHRDMRIISLNFLSHARLRTHLLKEVEKQTLLVLSSWKENCTFSAQDEAKKFTFNLMAKHIMSLDPGKPETEQLKKEYVTFMKGVVSAPINLPGTPYRKALKSRSIILKFIERKMEERIAETKGGVENLEDDDLLGWVLKHSNLSTEQILDLILSLLFAGHETSSVSIALAIYFLQACPGAIQQLKEEHIQISRAKKRSGETELNWDDYKKMEFTQCVISETLRLGNVVRFLHRKALKDVRYKGYDIPCGWKVLPVISAVHLDSTLFDQPQHFNPWRWQHNNARGASTSSSGTTSSNYFMPFGGGPRLCAGSELAKLEMAVFIHHLVLNFHWELVDTDQAFAFPFVDFPKGLPIRVKHLLTVT, from the exons ATGTCTCACTCAGAGCTTGTTGTCTTTCTCCTTCCATCGATTTTATCACTACTCTTGCTCTTCATTCTCGTGCAAAGAAAGCAAGTAAGATTTAATCTCCCACCAGGCAACATGGGGTGGCCATTTCTTGGAGAAACCATTGGCTACCTGAAGCCTTACTCTGCTACTTCAATAGGAGAATTCATGGAACAGCACATATCAAG GTATGGAAAGATTTACAAGTCCAATTTGTTTGGGGAGCCAACAATAGTATCCGCAGATGCTGGACTTAACAGATTTATACTACAGAATGAGGGAAGATTATTTGAATGCAGCTATCCAAAAAGTATTGGTGGAATTCTTGGAAAATGGTCCATGTTGGTTCTTGTTGGAGACATGCATAGAGACATGAGGATTATATCTCTTAACTTTTTGAGCCATGCCAGGTTAAGAACTCATCTATTGAAAGAAGTGGAGAAGCAAACCCTGCTTGTTCTTAGCTCTTGGAAGGAGAATTGTACATTTTCAGCTCAAGATGAAGCAAAGAAG TTTACCTTCAATTTGATGGCAAAACATATCATGAGCTTGGATCCTGGAAAGCCAGAGACTGAGCAGCTGAAAAAAGAGTATGTTACTTTCATGAAAGGAGTAGTTTCAGCTCCTATAAATTTGCCTGGAACCCCATATAGAAAAGCCTTGAAG TCTCGATCaatcatcttgaaatttataGAGCGAAAGATGGAGGAGAGAATTGCTGAAACGAAGGGTGGAGTAGAAAACTTGGAAGACGATGATCTTCTTGGATGGGTCTTGAAGCATTCAAATCTTTCTACGGAGCAAATCCTTGACTTAATCTTAAGCTTGCTCTTTGCTGGCCACGAAACTTCTTCTGTGTCCATAGCTCTAGCCATCTACTTCTTGCAAGCTTGTCCTGGTGCTATTCAACAGTTAAAA GAAGAACATATTCAAATCTCCAGAGCCAAGAAACGGTCAGGAGAGACGGAATTGAACTGGGATGATTACAAAAAAATGGAATTCACCCAATGC GTTATAAGCGAGACACTGAGGCTTGGAAACGTAGTCAGGTTTCTTCACAGAAAAGCTCTAAAAGATGTTCGGTACAAAG ggtACGACATTCCATGTGGATGGAAAGTGCTACCAGTGATCTCAGCCGTCCATTTAGATTCAACTCTTTTCGACCAACCTCAACACTTCAATCCATGGAGATGGCAG CATAACAATGCTCGTGGTGCTTCTACAAGTTCGAGTGGGACGACGAGTAGTAATTACTTCATGCCATTTGGGGGAGGACCGCGACTTTGTGCAGGATCGGAATTGGCAAAACTAGAAATGGCCGTGTTCATCCACCATTTGGTCCTCAACTTCCACTGGGAACTGGTTGATACCGATCAAGCCTTTGCCTTTCCTTTTGTCGATTTTCCCAAGGGCTTGCCCATAAGAGTCAAGCACCTACTCACAGTTACATGA